The Streptomyces sp. NBC_01275 genome has a segment encoding these proteins:
- a CDS encoding beta-ketoacyl reductase — MTGDLTEADVRRLERSGARALSDEEGLALFDGALAGGEHDGLLVPIRLDLAALRRGVEGVPGVLRGLVPVRARRQAVAGVGEGEGGGLAGRLAAMGEEQRSAHLLELVRTEVAGVLGHGSPALIEPGHAFKELGFDSLTAVELRNRLNAVTGLKLGATLVFDYPTAGELAQHLRMRIPGLEAPSLSGVLDELDRIERTLTEVDATDEENVDIQRRLSALLARFEERARSTEADGVADQLDSATDDEIFAFIDNELG; from the coding sequence ATGACCGGCGACCTGACGGAGGCGGATGTGAGGCGGCTGGAGCGTTCGGGTGCGCGGGCGTTGTCGGACGAGGAGGGTCTGGCGTTGTTCGACGGGGCGCTGGCCGGGGGTGAGCATGACGGTCTGCTGGTGCCGATCCGGCTTGATCTGGCGGCGTTGCGTCGGGGTGTGGAGGGTGTGCCTGGGGTGTTGCGGGGGTTGGTGCCGGTGCGCGCGAGGCGTCAGGCGGTGGCCGGTGTGGGTGAGGGTGAGGGTGGTGGGCTGGCTGGGAGGCTGGCGGCGATGGGTGAGGAACAGCGCTCCGCTCACCTGCTCGAACTCGTGCGCACGGAAGTGGCCGGCGTACTGGGGCACGGCTCTCCGGCGCTGATCGAACCCGGGCACGCCTTCAAGGAGTTGGGCTTCGACTCGTTGACGGCGGTGGAACTGCGCAACCGACTGAATGCGGTTACCGGCCTGAAGCTGGGCGCGACGTTGGTCTTCGACTACCCGACGGCCGGAGAACTCGCCCAGCATCTGCGGATGCGGATCCCGGGCCTTGAGGCTCCCAGCCTCAGCGGAGTGCTCGACGAACTCGACCGGATCGAACGGACGTTGACCGAAGTCGACGCGACCGACGAGGAGAACGTCGACATTCAGCGCCGGCTCTCCGCGTTGCTCGCCCGATTCGAGGAGAGGGCGAGGTCGACGGAGGCCGACGGCGTCGCCGACCAGCTGGACTCCGCCACGGACGACGAGATCTTCGCCTTCATCGACAACGAACTCGGCTGA